CCAGGACCTCAAGCGGGTCAGCGTGGTCACCGAGCACCTGATCGGCTATTTCGCCCGGACCCGCACCGACCTGCCTTGAGGGGGGCGCGGGTCAGGGCCGCAGGATCAACGTGCCCAAGGTCTGGCGGTCCTGGAGCAGTTGGTGCACCTGGCCGGCATCCGCCAGGTCGTGGGCGGTGATGCGCGGCAGCTTGATCTGCTCGGCCTTCACCGCGTCCATCACCCGGCGAGCGGCCATGCGCAGCTCGTCGCGCTCTGCCACATAGTGCTTGAGCGTGGGCCGGGTCACATGCAGCGAGCCCAGCGCGCCCAGGCGCGACAGGTTGAAGCCGGTCACGTCTCCCGACGCATTGCCGAACAGCACCAGCTGGCCGCGTCGGCGCAGGCTGGCCAGGGAGAACTCGACCGTGTCCTTGCCGACGGAGTCGAAGACCACGTCGACCCCGCGCTCCTCGGTCAGCTCGCGGATGGCCTGGGGCGTGGCGGCGTCGCTACTGTCCAGGGCGGCGATGCAGCCGGCGTTGAGCGCTGCCTGGCGCTTTTGCGCGGTCGAGGCCAGGCCGATGACCTTCATGCCGCGCGCGGCCAGCCAACTGGTGGCCAGGCTGCCGACGCCACCGGCGGCGGCGTGCCACAGCACCCAGTCGCCGGTCATCAGCGGCACGCAACGGTGGGTCAGGTATTCGGCGGTGATGCCTTTGAACATCACGGCTGCCGCAGTTTCGAAACTGATCTCCGGGTCCAGGCGGATCACCCGTGCGGCCGCCACGATGGCATGGCTGGCGTAGCTGCCGGACGAGCCGTCGATGAAGGCGACGCGGTCGCCGACTTTCAGTTCGCTGACATCCGCCGCACATTCGATGACCCGCCCGGCGCCCTCGGTGCCGAGGCCGCGTGGATACGCCGAGCCATCGTCCAGCGCCCCCGAGCGGCGATAGGTGTCGATGAAGTTGACCCCGGCGGCCTCGATGGCGACCAGTACCTGCCCGCTGCTGAGCAGGGGCAGTTCATGTTGGCGCAGGTACAGGACATCCGGGCTGCCGGGCTCATTGAAGACTACTGCTTTGGCGCGGGTCATCTGTCTGTCCTCAGAGGTTGCTGGTGCGTACGAAGATCCAGGCCGCCACGGCGATCAGCATCAGGCCGAACACCACGTTCTGCGCCTTGAGCAGGCCGGGGCGGACCGCCAGCAGGCGCTGGATGGTGGCGCCCATGGACACCCAGATGATATGCGCGGTGAAGTTCACCAGGATCAGCGCCAGGCTCAGGGCCAGTACCGCGCTGCTGTTGCTGGTGCCGGCGGGGATGAAGGTGGAGAACATCACCAGCAGCATCACCAGCCCCTGGACATTGCCCAGCTGGACGATGATGCCGTCGCGAAACTGCAGGTCCAGCTGGCGGTCGCCGGCCTTGCGCATCGGCCGGATGATCAGCTTGATCCCCAGCCAGAGGATGTACAGGCTGCCGGCCACGCGCAGCACCCACATCAGGTTGGGGCTGGCCATGATCGTGTGGTACAGCCCCAGGCCCACCAGCACGGCGATCAGGAAGTAGGTGGCATCGAGGCCGACGATGAACTTGACCGAGCGGCGCACGCCGCTTTGCGCGCCGGAGGTGGCGACCATGAGGTTGCCGGGACCGGCGCTCAGGGCCAGCGGCACCATGGTGGTCAGCCATAGCGCCCAGTTGATTTCTAAAGACACAGGGACTTTACCTTATCGCAAGATAATCAGGACGTTGCGCGCCAGTCTAAGTCCGCGGTGGTGGATTGGTTATCGCCAAAAATGCAAAGCCACCAGCCATAAATGGGGGTATTGCCGGTGTGTGTACTGGCCCTGGGGCAGGGCGCCGGTTCGTTCAGGTGCCGTGCAAATGCGCCACCAGTTCGCGGGTGAAACCGGGCAGGGCAGCAAAGTTGCGCGCGCACAGTTGCAGGCGGCGGTTGGCCCAGCGATCCCGCAGGGCGACCCAGTGCAGCGCAACCCGGCCGTGCCAGCGCAACACCGCCGCCCGTGGCACGATGCCCACCCCGGCACCGCCGGCAACCATGCGGATCACCCCGTCGAAGCCATCGGCGCGAACCCGGACTTGCAACCGCCGGCCCAGGTGCAGGGCTTGTTCTTCCAGGTGCAGGGCCAAGGCGCTGTGGGCGCCAAGGCAGACGTGCCCGTGCTCGAGACAGTCGGCGAACCTTGGCGCCGGTTGCCCGGCCAGGGGATGCCCGGGCGGCGTCAGCAGCACCAGCGGGTCGTCGCGAAAGGCCAGGGTCTCCAGGTGTTCGCAGGGCGCGGCGTCGGACACGATGCCCAGGTCGGCCAGGCCCTGGGTGATCGACTGGACGATGCGCAGGCTGGGCAGCTCCTGGACATCGATGCTCACCCCCGGGTAACGGGCCAGGTGGCTGGCCAGCAGTTCCGGCAGGTACTCGGTCAAGGCAGCAGTGTTGCACAGCAGGCGTATCTGGCCCTGCTGGCCCTGGGCATATTGCCCGAGGTCGTATTGCAGGCGTTCGACCTGCTGGGCGATCAGCCGCGCATGTTGCAGCAGGGCCTGTCCTGCGGCGGTTGCCTGCACGCCACGGCGGTTGCGCTCGAGCAAGGGGATGCCGAGTGACGCTTCCAGGGCGCGGATGCGCGCGCTGGCCGCCGGCAGGGACAAGTGGCTGCGGCGGGCGCCGGCGGTGATGTTGCCGCACTCCAGGGTGTGCTGGAACAGCTTGAGGTCGATCAGGTCGAAATGCATCTGCCTCTGTCCTGGCAATAGTCTGGGTACAGGTATGACAGATTTTCAGGCGGCCGTCGCCAGGCGACGATGACGCCATGAATATCTCCTTGGCGTTTTACCAGCACCTTGGCCCAGCCCTGACCGCGCTGGTGATTTTCACATTCCTGCTGGCCGGTGCGGTCAAGGGCGTGATCGGCTTGGGCCTGCCGACCATCGCCATGGGGCTGCTTGGCCTGGCTATGCCTCCGGCGCAGGCTGCGGCGTTGTTGATCGTGCCCTCGACCTTGACCAACCTGTGGCAACTGGCGAGCGGAGGCCAGCTGTCGGCCTTGCTGCGGCGGTTGGGCGGGATGCTGCTGGCGATCTTCGTCGGCACTTTGCTGGGCAGCGTCTGGCTGGGTATCGACAGCGGCCCGTGGGCTGCCCATGCCTTGGGGGGCGCGCTGTTGCTCTATGCCTTGTATGGGCTGGGTGGCCGCGGCTGGCGGGTCGCCGCTGCGCATGAGCACTGGCTGGGGCCGTTGTGTGGGCTGCTGACGGGGGTGGTGACGGCGGCCACCGGCGTGTTCGTGATGCCGGCGGTGCCTTACTTGCAGGGCCTGGGGCTGGGGCGTGAGGGGTTGGTTCAGGCCCTGGGCCTGTCGTTCAGTGTTTCGACCCTGGCGCTGGCCATCGGCCTGGCCGGTCAGGATGTGCTGGGCGGCCAGGCGCTGGGGGCCTCACTGCTGATGCTGGCCCCGGCCTTGCTCGGCATGTTCGCCGGGCAGTGGCTGCGCGGCCGGATCAGCGCCGTGCTGTTCAAGCGCTGCTTTTTCATCGGCCTGGCGCTGTTGGGTGGTCATTTGCTGATCAACGGCTAGCCGAGGAGACGCTGAGCATGTCGAGGCTCTGGATCTCGAAATCACGCTCCAGGTAGTCCATGCGTTTTTCAAAGAATGCCCGCATGTGCGGCAGGGCCGAGTGCACGTCCAGGTCGGCCTTGCTTGCCCATACCTCGAAGAACACGAACAGGCTCGGGTCTTGCTGGTCGCGCAGCATGTGGTACTCGAGGCAACCCGGCTCCTGGCGGCTCGGTTCGACATAGGGGCGGAACAATTGCTCGAAGGCTTCGGCCTGTTCCGGACGGGTCTTGGCTTTGAGGATGAAGGCGTGCTGCTGGGTCATGGGCGGTGTGCTCGGTGGTGGGGTATCGGATTCTAAATCAATAATATATTCATGATTCGTGATTCGCAGGAACATGTATTTTGTCCGGTGATAGCTGTATCCCACGTCTGCGAGTGCCTAACCTGCCGGCAAATCCATACCGGGCCCATGAGTCTCCATGAAAAAGATCCTCCTGCTCAACGGCGGCAAGCGCTTCGCCCATTCCGACGGCCGCCTCAACCAGACCCTGCACGAGGCTGCACTGGCCCATCTGGACCGTGCTGGCTTCGAGGTGCGGGAGACCTTCATCGACGGTGGCTACGATGCCCAGGCCGAGGTGCAGAAGTACCTGTGGGCCGATGTGGTGATCTACCAGATGCCCGGCTGGTGGATGGGCGCGCCATGGACCGTGAAGCAATACATCGACGAGGTGTTCACCGCCGGTCACGGCAGCCTCTACGCCAACGATGGCCGCACCCGCTCGGACAACTCGCAGAAATACGGCAGCGGTGGCCTGGTGCATGGCAAGCAGTACATGCTGTCGCTGACCTGGAACGCGCCGCAGCAGGCGTTCGACGACCCCAGCGACTTTTTCGAGGGCAAGGGGGTGGACGCGGTGTACTTCCCGTTTCACAAGGCCAACCAGTTTCTCGGCATGAGCGCCTTGCCGACCTACCTGGCGGTGGATGTGATGAAGTGTCCGGATGTGCCGGCGGCGTTGGCGGCGTATGAGCAACATTTGACCGAGGTGTTCGGCAAGGGCCGCTAGGCTGTGCGCTGCAGGAGGTGATCTGGAGGGCACCGGCTGCGCCGGTGTTCGCCGGCAAGGCCGGCTCCTACCGCGACCGCGCCCTCCTGCGGCGAACGGTACCCTTGCACGGGTTCCGATCAACCGCTATCAATCACGGCATTCTCTTGCCAAGGCCAACCGTGTGAAAACCCGATCCGAAGAGCTCCAGGTATTCGTCGCCGTCATCGACTGCGGCTCGATCTCCGCCGCCGCCGAGCAGATGGGCCAGACCCCGTCGGCGGTCAGCCGCACCTTGTCGCGCCTGGAAGGCAAGCTCGGCACTACCCTGGTCAACCGCACCACCCGGCGCATGGACCTGACCGAGGAGGGGCGCTTCTTCCTCGAGCGCGCCCGGCTGATCCTCGAGCAGATGAACGACATGGAAGAGCGCCTGTCGATGAACCGCCAGACCCCGTCCGGGCGTCTGCGCATCAACGCTGCCGCGCCGTTCATGCTGCATGCGATCCTGCCGTGGATCGGCGAGTTCCGCCAGCAATACCCAGGCATCGAACTGGAGCTGAACACCGACGATTTGATCATCGACCTGCTGGAGCAGAGCACCGACGTGGCCATCCGCATCGGCGAACTGGCCGACTCCAGCCTGCACGCGCGCTCGCTGGGCTGCAGCCCGGTACAGGTCCTGGCCAGCCCCGAGTACCTTGCCCGCCATGGCACGCCGGAAAAGGTCGAGGACCTCAATGGCCATAGCCTGCTGGGCTTCAGCTCGCCCGAGTCGCTCAACCAGTGGCCGTTGCGCCATGCCCAGGGCGATCGC
The window above is part of the Pseudomonas muyukensis genome. Proteins encoded here:
- a CDS encoding quinone oxidoreductase family protein, whose product is MTRAKAVVFNEPGSPDVLYLRQHELPLLSSGQVLVAIEAAGVNFIDTYRRSGALDDGSAYPRGLGTEGAGRVIECAADVSELKVGDRVAFIDGSSGSYASHAIVAAARVIRLDPEISFETAAAVMFKGITAEYLTHRCVPLMTGDWVLWHAAAGGVGSLATSWLAARGMKVIGLASTAQKRQAALNAGCIAALDSSDAATPQAIRELTEERGVDVVFDSVGKDTVEFSLASLRRRGQLVLFGNASGDVTGFNLSRLGALGSLHVTRPTLKHYVAERDELRMAARRVMDAVKAEQIKLPRITAHDLADAGQVHQLLQDRQTLGTLILRP
- a CDS encoding LysE family translocator, which codes for MVPLALSAGPGNLMVATSGAQSGVRRSVKFIVGLDATYFLIAVLVGLGLYHTIMASPNLMWVLRVAGSLYILWLGIKLIIRPMRKAGDRQLDLQFRDGIIVQLGNVQGLVMLLVMFSTFIPAGTSNSSAVLALSLALILVNFTAHIIWVSMGATIQRLLAVRPGLLKAQNVVFGLMLIAVAAWIFVRTSNL
- a CDS encoding LysR substrate-binding domain-containing protein, whose product is MHFDLIDLKLFQHTLECGNITAGARRSHLSLPAASARIRALEASLGIPLLERNRRGVQATAAGQALLQHARLIAQQVERLQYDLGQYAQGQQGQIRLLCNTAALTEYLPELLASHLARYPGVSIDVQELPSLRIVQSITQGLADLGIVSDAAPCEHLETLAFRDDPLVLLTPPGHPLAGQPAPRFADCLEHGHVCLGAHSALALHLEEQALHLGRRLQVRVRADGFDGVIRMVAGGAGVGIVPRAAVLRWHGRVALHWVALRDRWANRRLQLCARNFAALPGFTRELVAHLHGT
- a CDS encoding sulfite exporter TauE/SafE family protein encodes the protein MNISLAFYQHLGPALTALVIFTFLLAGAVKGVIGLGLPTIAMGLLGLAMPPAQAAALLIVPSTLTNLWQLASGGQLSALLRRLGGMLLAIFVGTLLGSVWLGIDSGPWAAHALGGALLLYALYGLGGRGWRVAAAHEHWLGPLCGLLTGVVTAATGVFVMPAVPYLQGLGLGREGLVQALGLSFSVSTLALAIGLAGQDVLGGQALGASLLMLAPALLGMFAGQWLRGRISAVLFKRCFFIGLALLGGHLLING
- a CDS encoding putative quinol monooxygenase, producing MTQQHAFILKAKTRPEQAEAFEQLFRPYVEPSRQEPGCLEYHMLRDQQDPSLFVFFEVWASKADLDVHSALPHMRAFFEKRMDYLERDFEIQSLDMLSVSSASR
- a CDS encoding NAD(P)H-dependent oxidoreductase, whose amino-acid sequence is MKKILLLNGGKRFAHSDGRLNQTLHEAALAHLDRAGFEVRETFIDGGYDAQAEVQKYLWADVVIYQMPGWWMGAPWTVKQYIDEVFTAGHGSLYANDGRTRSDNSQKYGSGGLVHGKQYMLSLTWNAPQQAFDDPSDFFEGKGVDAVYFPFHKANQFLGMSALPTYLAVDVMKCPDVPAALAAYEQHLTEVFGKGR
- a CDS encoding LysR family transcriptional regulator, with amino-acid sequence MKTRSEELQVFVAVIDCGSISAAAEQMGQTPSAVSRTLSRLEGKLGTTLVNRTTRRMDLTEEGRFFLERARLILEQMNDMEERLSMNRQTPSGRLRINAAAPFMLHAILPWIGEFRQQYPGIELELNTDDLIIDLLEQSTDVAIRIGELADSSLHARSLGCSPVQVLASPEYLARHGTPEKVEDLNGHSLLGFSSPESLNQWPLRHAQGDRWPIRPQLIASSGETLRQLAIAGEGIVSLSHFMTHEDIRAGRLQVVLGEHSNGYRQPIHAVYYRNTQLALRIQCFLDFIQEKLAIYAS